A window of the Sulfurospirillum tamanense genome harbors these coding sequences:
- a CDS encoding TolC family protein: MQRALFLLVALTGYALAQSSLVSLAYEHNFELKTLKAQKAALEEAVGLSKIWDNPTLSVGVMDIFLDKPLTRDQGMQNESIALTQTIPTGSKRDLQATLARADVALKRLEIDEKKRQLSRQIGLLEHALWRAEADMDAVEGILDILEASQEAHLGYNPTASHLSPAHTTAIFQKTLLLQKRTLAQEKASLKHELQSLVNAPLPSLTLPEGLLPYPYEDEHALLAQNPRLQQAHLRSHQRNTQLSLEKAMKTPDLMLKLGYNRREGREDYAFVELGMALPLYGKETLRARKATLEHAASEHAASTLHEQLRFALENALLSKALQSDKIALTEAIIRETNALYALYQSTAFSQNESLLRLYETLTKRLEAQLGLNQATYAYNASVLTIAYLLGASL, from the coding sequence ATGCAACGCGCGCTCTTTCTCCTCGTAGCCCTCACGGGCTACGCGTTGGCCCAAAGCTCGCTTGTCTCCTTGGCCTATGAACACAACTTTGAGCTCAAAACCCTCAAAGCCCAAAAAGCGGCCCTTGAAGAAGCGGTTGGTTTAAGCAAGATTTGGGACAATCCCACCCTCTCCGTGGGCGTCATGGATATCTTTTTAGACAAGCCGCTTACCCGTGACCAAGGGATGCAAAACGAATCCATCGCATTAACGCAAACCATCCCCACAGGTTCCAAGCGCGACCTCCAAGCCACCCTAGCCCGCGCCGACGTTGCCCTCAAACGGCTTGAAATTGATGAAAAAAAACGCCAACTTAGCCGTCAGATTGGCCTACTCGAACACGCCCTTTGGCGCGCGGAAGCGGACATGGACGCGGTGGAGGGTATCTTGGACATACTAGAAGCTTCCCAAGAAGCGCACCTTGGCTACAACCCCACCGCCTCGCACCTTTCCCCCGCCCACACCACGGCGATTTTTCAAAAAACCCTCTTGCTTCAAAAACGCACCCTAGCACAAGAAAAGGCTTCCCTAAAACACGAACTTCAAAGCCTCGTAAACGCTCCGTTGCCAAGCCTAACCCTGCCCGAGGGCCTGTTGCCCTACCCTTATGAGGACGAACACGCCCTTTTGGCCCAAAACCCACGCTTGCAACAAGCACACCTTAGAAGCCATCAACGCAACACGCAACTCTCTTTAGAAAAAGCGATGAAAACCCCCGACCTCATGCTAAAGCTGGGCTACAACCGCCGTGAAGGACGGGAAGATTACGCCTTTGTGGAGCTAGGTATGGCCTTGCCCTTGTATGGCAAAGAAACCTTGCGGGCACGCAAAGCAACCCTAGAACATGCCGCGAGCGAACATGCCGCGAGCACCTTGCACGAACAACTGCGTTTTGCCCTTGAAAACGCACTCCTTTCCAAGGCATTGCAGAGTGATAAAATCGCCTTAACAGAAGCCATCATCCGCGAGACAAACGCTTTGTATGCGCTCTATCAATCCACCGCTTTTTCCCAAAACGAATCCTTGCTTAGGCTCTATGAAACCCTCACCAAACGCCTTGAGGCACAGCTTGGGCTCAACCAAGCCACCTACGCTTACAACGCTTCGGTGCTCACCATCGCCTACCTTTTAGGAGCTTCTTTATGA
- a CDS encoding FixH family protein translates to MKQFLGLLLVFMVGASGLWADAFSRTGNAGALSVTYSSAKPLSRGDNLVNITIVEGSKTITDAKVTFVASMPEMPGMHAMEEKAEAVLKGNAYEANIFLSMNGTWQITIYIETADGKKQRLRSSVNL, encoded by the coding sequence ATGAAACAATTTTTAGGACTTTTGCTTGTCTTTATGGTAGGCGCGAGTGGCCTTTGGGCTGATGCCTTTTCACGTACAGGAAACGCAGGGGCGCTAAGCGTCACCTACAGCAGTGCCAAGCCTCTTTCACGCGGCGACAACCTCGTGAACATCACCATCGTTGAGGGTTCCAAAACCATCACAGACGCCAAAGTGACTTTTGTCGCTTCCATGCCCGAAATGCCAGGCATGCACGCCATGGAAGAAAAAGCCGAAGCGGTACTTAAGGGCAATGCCTACGAAGCAAACATTTTTCTTTCCATGAATGGCACATGGCAAATCACCATTTACATCGAAACCGCCGATGGTAAAAAACAGCGCTTGCGCTCTAGCGTAAACCTCTAA
- a CDS encoding Abi-alpha family protein, giving the protein MNEEIVETAKATQEIAKTAHKGLEVSEKVGGFFAKVLGEPIETAAGILGDKLKFMRWERQVRLIEQVEKINHERGINGKEIPVSPKLAIPIIENASLEEDDLLQDLWAKLMSSAQGKNSSSEVRSAFIDIIKQLEVIDVKILNAMFDGYVNAVGQDNIQKESPRRISFSKNNIMNVLKISEYDYEDSIDNLMRVRCVCSEVKVMSHMNIGGESATIDKGYDSLNLTSLGVKFVIACIK; this is encoded by the coding sequence GTGAATGAAGAAATTGTTGAAACAGCAAAAGCAACACAAGAAATAGCAAAAACAGCTCATAAAGGTTTAGAAGTAAGTGAAAAAGTTGGAGGTTTTTTTGCCAAGGTTCTTGGAGAACCGATTGAGACTGCAGCAGGTATTTTAGGAGATAAGTTAAAATTTATGCGATGGGAAAGACAAGTTCGCTTAATAGAACAAGTAGAAAAAATAAACCACGAACGAGGTATTAACGGAAAAGAAATTCCAGTATCTCCAAAACTTGCTATTCCAATTATTGAAAATGCTTCTTTAGAAGAAGATGATTTACTACAAGACCTTTGGGCAAAATTAATGTCTTCTGCACAAGGGAAAAACTCTTCAAGTGAAGTTCGCTCTGCATTTATTGATATTATCAAACAACTTGAAGTTATAGATGTAAAAATTTTAAATGCAATGTTCGATGGGTATGTTAATGCAGTTGGGCAAGACAATATTCAAAAAGAATCACCAAGAAGAATATCATTTTCTAAAAATAATATCATGAATGTATTAAAGATATCAGAATATGACTACGAAGATTCTATAGATAATTTAATGCGTGTGCGTTGTGTTTGTTCAGAAGTAAAAGTAATGAGTCACATGAATATAGGAGGAGAAAGTGCAACCATTGATAAAGGTTATGATAGCTTAAATCTCACTTCTTTAGGTGTAAAATTTGTTATCGCTTGTATCAAATAA
- a CDS encoding acyl-CoA dehydratase activase has translation MYWGVDVGSTYTKIVGVNSAGEVCHTHTIPTIINQDDIVKETLKPYPVRMLVATGYGRYLLENAFGCPVISEIKAHARGAYHAFAQTDMVIDLGGQDSKVIKLDGRGGFVDFKMNDKCAAGTGKFLEIAAARLGLEMDVFAQAGFDADKELTISSMCAVFAESELISLIAQKERVENICYGVHDAIANRLASMARRFASTSTHITFSGGGARNPFLVHLLGKFLEKPLYTAPHPQLMGALGAALSGLSTAP, from the coding sequence GTGTACTGGGGCGTGGATGTTGGCTCAACCTACACCAAAATCGTGGGCGTTAATAGCGCGGGAGAAGTATGCCACACCCACACGATTCCTACCATCATCAACCAAGATGACATCGTCAAGGAAACCCTCAAACCCTATCCTGTACGCATGCTCGTAGCCACAGGATACGGGCGTTATCTGCTTGAAAATGCCTTTGGATGCCCTGTCATTAGCGAAATCAAAGCCCACGCCAGAGGGGCTTACCACGCCTTTGCTCAAACCGACATGGTCATCGACCTAGGCGGCCAAGACAGCAAGGTCATCAAACTTGATGGGCGGGGCGGATTTGTAGATTTTAAGATGAACGACAAATGCGCGGCAGGAACGGGAAAGTTTCTTGAGATTGCCGCGGCACGCCTTGGGCTAGAGATGGATGTTTTTGCCCAAGCGGGGTTTGACGCGGACAAGGAACTAACCATCTCTAGCATGTGTGCGGTCTTTGCCGAGTCTGAACTCATCTCCCTTATCGCCCAAAAAGAGCGGGTAGAAAACATCTGCTATGGGGTGCATGATGCTATCGCTAACCGCCTTGCGAGCATGGCGCGACGCTTTGCCAGTACAAGCACGCACATCACCTTTAGCGGTGGTGGGGCACGCAACCCTTTTTTGGTGCATCTGCTAGGGAAATTTCTTGAAAAACCCCTTTACACCGCCCCGCACCCCCAACTCATGGGTGCATTAGGCGCGGCGCTGAGTGGTCTTAGTACAGCGCCCTAA
- a CDS encoding response regulator transcription factor, with protein MKLLLLEDDPILSEIIEEFLVEHGLHVTPFFDGKEAIEAVFSHPYDILLLDINVPSLDGFSLLKTLNDANIKIPTIFITSLNQIGEVKKGFALGAEDYLKKPFDLEELLSRIERTQKLHAIGHSLRVDLGAFHVYDPENLCIIGPEAAHPLRNKEAQLLEYLLANQGRIVRFEEIIEQVWRFEEVPTHATVRSYIKTLRSYGLEGMIENIKGVGYRFKCL; from the coding sequence ATGAAACTACTACTCCTTGAAGATGACCCGATTTTAAGCGAAATCATCGAAGAATTCTTGGTGGAACATGGCTTACATGTAACGCCGTTTTTCGATGGAAAAGAGGCCATAGAAGCGGTGTTTTCGCACCCTTATGATATTTTGCTTTTAGACATTAACGTGCCCTCTTTGGACGGATTTTCTTTGCTAAAAACCCTCAATGATGCCAACATTAAAATCCCTACTATCTTTATTACGTCACTAAATCAGATTGGCGAAGTGAAAAAAGGGTTTGCCCTTGGAGCGGAGGATTATCTAAAAAAACCTTTTGATTTGGAAGAGTTGTTAAGCCGCATTGAGCGGACGCAAAAGCTTCATGCCATCGGCCACTCTTTGCGGGTAGATCTTGGGGCGTTTCATGTCTACGACCCTGAAAATTTGTGCATCATCGGGCCTGAAGCGGCCCATCCTTTGCGCAACAAAGAGGCGCAATTACTGGAGTATTTGCTCGCCAACCAAGGGCGCATCGTGCGGTTTGAAGAGATTATTGAGCAGGTGTGGCGTTTTGAAGAAGTGCCCACCCATGCCACCGTGCGCAGTTATATCAAAACCTTGCGCAGTTACGGGCTTGAAGGGATGATTGAAAACATCAAAGGGGTGGGGTATCGCTTTAAGTGCCTATGA
- a CDS encoding BON domain-containing protein — MRGWWWLVMVGALLGGCVTPTTFLHGTSVYDAYAITVDRRSLWTMASDKRIKLFIQSRLLQENTSDIYYVGVESFYGTVYLLGEYEDAAHKERLLRIANETEGIREVVAYFHPKATQGDCTTYRNLAILSDVKTRLFQDKHIYGSNVHVHAVQCHVVLAGIVQTKMERERAEWIAYNTPGARSAVSYLRALY; from the coding sequence GTGAGAGGTTGGTGGTGGCTTGTGATGGTAGGAGCGTTGTTGGGTGGGTGTGTAACGCCAACAACATTTTTACACGGCACAAGCGTGTATGATGCCTACGCCATTACCGTTGACCGCCGTTCGCTGTGGACGATGGCTTCGGACAAGCGTATCAAGCTTTTTATCCAGTCCCGCTTGCTTCAAGAGAACACTTCAGATATTTATTATGTGGGGGTGGAGAGTTTTTATGGGACGGTGTACCTCCTTGGAGAGTACGAAGATGCGGCCCACAAAGAACGCTTGTTGCGCATCGCCAATGAGACCGAGGGTATCCGTGAAGTGGTTGCGTATTTTCACCCTAAAGCCACCCAAGGCGACTGCACGACATACCGCAATCTAGCGATTTTAAGCGACGTCAAAACCCGCCTTTTTCAAGACAAACACATTTACGGCTCCAATGTGCACGTCCACGCGGTGCAGTGCCATGTGGTACTTGCAGGTATTGTGCAGACCAAGATGGAGCGTGAACGTGCCGAGTGGATTGCCTACAACACCCCAGGGGCGCGTTCGGCGGTTTCATACCTTAGGGCGCTGTACTAA
- a CDS encoding YgjP-like metallopeptidase domain-containing protein has product MEALLSRFLGHYPSHLQESVRQRLEAGTLGEYVQGKYPTHHSVKDDKALFGYVNALKQRHLKKFPPLSKVVYDTKIDVVKNALGIHRFVSRVQGGKLKAKNEVYIASVFKHAPEAFLEMIVVHELAHFKSKEHDKAFYQFCAHLLPSYHQVEFDFRVWLVVRAVEKKEGI; this is encoded by the coding sequence ATGGAAGCTCTTTTATCGCGCTTTCTTGGGCATTATCCCTCTCACCTTCAAGAAAGCGTGCGCCAACGCCTTGAAGCGGGCACGTTGGGTGAGTATGTGCAGGGAAAGTACCCAACGCACCATAGCGTGAAAGATGACAAAGCCTTGTTTGGCTACGTCAATGCGCTAAAACAACGGCATCTTAAAAAATTTCCACCCTTAAGTAAAGTCGTCTATGACACCAAAATCGACGTGGTGAAAAACGCTCTAGGCATCCACCGTTTTGTTTCGCGCGTCCAAGGGGGAAAGCTCAAAGCCAAAAACGAGGTGTACATCGCTTCAGTGTTTAAACACGCGCCCGAAGCATTTTTGGAGATGATTGTGGTGCACGAGTTGGCGCACTTTAAGTCCAAAGAGCACGACAAAGCCTTTTACCAGTTTTGCGCCCATCTTTTGCCCTCTTATCACCAAGTGGAATTTGACTTTCGCGTCTGGTTGGTAGTGCGAGCAGTGGAGAAAAAAGAGGGGATTTGA
- a CDS encoding sensor histidine kinase, with product MKTSKGWGIALSAYEKRSLVRFLVIYLGSMYVFIGVLGWMATTLQVRNLYENHALQMRSLAASISHNIVTAHMMGEAALPACLEEEVLEQCFALDGGFSLALYRDKSTPLAGSFTETVDFSREFYFHEDAFYALDQSARGHLGVGYVVVKEEGIARLLGAVQRSMGLWVGLSLVFATGLGVVLARLFLKPIKEEIAHLDRFIKDSTHELNTPITAILMSIRSLGEVEEKKRKRLELSARRIATLYGNLSYLLLHDKTNEEKTTVDMRALVEERLDYFGDFIASKKLHCKSDLAPVSLHVNHEGMVKLVDNLLSNAIKYNRVGGSLTLTLTPKGFTISDTGVGIAPKDLPHILKRYKRANSDKGGFGIGLDIVNTICQTNGFTLHIASKENEGSVFEVVF from the coding sequence TTGAAAACATCAAAGGGGTGGGGTATCGCTTTAAGTGCCTATGAAAAACGCTCTTTGGTGCGTTTTTTGGTCATTTACCTAGGGTCTATGTACGTGTTTATCGGCGTGCTTGGGTGGATGGCGACCACCTTGCAGGTGCGCAACCTTTACGAAAACCACGCCTTACAAATGCGCTCTTTGGCCGCGTCCATTTCCCACAACATCGTCACGGCACACATGATGGGCGAAGCGGCTTTGCCTGCGTGTTTAGAGGAAGAGGTGCTTGAGCAGTGTTTTGCTCTTGATGGGGGATTTTCCTTGGCATTGTACCGCGACAAAAGCACGCCTTTGGCGGGGAGTTTTACCGAAACGGTGGATTTTTCACGGGAATTTTATTTTCACGAAGATGCGTTTTATGCCCTCGACCAAAGTGCTAGAGGGCATCTTGGGGTGGGGTATGTGGTGGTCAAGGAGGAGGGTATCGCCCGTTTACTGGGCGCTGTGCAACGGAGCATGGGCCTTTGGGTTGGCCTTAGCCTTGTCTTTGCCACAGGTCTTGGCGTGGTGCTTGCACGGCTGTTTTTAAAGCCTATCAAAGAAGAAATCGCCCATCTTGACCGCTTCATCAAAGACTCAACCCATGAGCTTAACACGCCCATCACGGCTATCTTGATGAGCATTCGTTCCCTTGGCGAAGTGGAGGAAAAAAAACGCAAACGGCTAGAACTCAGTGCAAGGCGCATCGCCACGCTGTATGGAAACCTAAGTTACTTACTCTTGCATGACAAAACCAACGAAGAAAAAACTACCGTCGATATGCGCGCACTCGTGGAAGAGCGGTTAGACTATTTTGGGGATTTTATCGCCAGTAAAAAGCTCCACTGCAAGAGCGACTTAGCGCCCGTTTCCTTACATGTAAACCATGAAGGCATGGTAAAACTCGTTGACAATCTTCTCTCTAACGCCATCAAATACAACCGTGTGGGCGGGAGTCTCACCCTAACACTTACGCCCAAAGGGTTCACAATCTCCGACACGGGCGTGGGCATCGCGCCCAAAGACTTACCCCACATCCTCAAACGCTACAAACGCGCCAATAGCGACAAAGGCGGGTTTGGCATCGGGCTAGACATCGTCAACACGATCTGCCAGACCAACGGTTTTACCCTGCACATCGCCTCCAAAGAAAACGAAGGCTCGGTGTTTGAGGTAGTGTTTTAA